A region of Kribbella sp. NBC_01245 DNA encodes the following proteins:
- a CDS encoding lactonase family protein has product MTSERIYVGSYTSQAGGGTGIALGTLEGVEVVATTADPSFLTKSADGRFLYATNELDEGRVSAFAIGTDGALEFLNDQPTEGAHPCHLAIDPSGQYLLSANYSSGSVAVHPIQADGSLGTATQTLQREGTGPNADRQEGPHAHQVAFDPAGEFAFDVDLGSDTVYVSRLTEDGRLEEVSSLSVHAGAGPRHLVFHPGGAAAYVINELDSTLTVCAYTPGKLDAVQVVSTRPEGASGESFPAEVLISADGRFVYGSNRGDDTIAVFALSDDGLSAELVQTISSGGAWPRHLAFGKDGASLYAANERADVVALFTVDQASGVLTATGTPLTWPKPVCVLPLH; this is encoded by the coding sequence ATGACCTCGGAGCGGATCTACGTCGGCAGTTACACGAGTCAAGCGGGCGGAGGTACCGGGATCGCTCTCGGGACCCTGGAAGGCGTCGAAGTCGTCGCGACCACGGCAGACCCGTCGTTCCTGACCAAGTCGGCGGACGGGCGGTTCCTCTACGCGACGAACGAGCTCGACGAGGGTCGCGTGAGTGCCTTCGCGATCGGGACCGACGGCGCGCTCGAATTCCTGAACGACCAGCCGACCGAGGGCGCGCATCCCTGCCACCTCGCGATCGACCCGTCCGGGCAATACCTGCTCTCCGCGAACTACAGCTCGGGGTCCGTCGCGGTTCACCCGATCCAGGCCGACGGCTCGCTCGGTACGGCTACGCAGACCCTGCAGCGCGAAGGCACCGGGCCGAACGCGGATCGGCAGGAAGGCCCGCACGCGCACCAGGTCGCGTTCGACCCGGCGGGGGAGTTCGCGTTCGACGTCGACCTCGGCAGCGACACGGTGTACGTCTCGCGGCTGACCGAGGACGGTCGGCTCGAAGAGGTCAGCAGCTTGTCGGTCCACGCCGGGGCAGGCCCGCGCCATTTGGTGTTCCACCCGGGCGGCGCCGCGGCGTACGTCATCAACGAGCTCGACTCGACGCTCACGGTGTGCGCCTACACGCCCGGCAAGCTGGACGCCGTACAGGTGGTCTCGACTCGGCCCGAGGGCGCTAGTGGCGAGAGCTTCCCGGCGGAGGTGCTCATCTCGGCCGACGGGCGTTTCGTCTACGGGTCGAACCGTGGCGACGACACGATCGCGGTGTTCGCATTGTCGGATGACGGTCTGTCCGCCGAACTGGTTCAGACGATCAGCTCGGGTGGGGCCTGGCCACGGCACCTCGCCTTCGGCAAGGATGGGGCCAGCCTGTACGCGGCTAACGAGCGTGCCGACGTGGTGGCGCTCTTCACCGTCGACCAGGCCAGTGGCGTCCTTACCGCAACGGGGACGCCGCTGACCTGGCCGAAGCCTGTGTGCGTTCTACCGCTGCACTAG
- a CDS encoding phytanoyl-CoA dioxygenase family protein translates to MHRKHLLTSVQMAHFVANGSFRMDAVVPAEMNAQAIEVLDQGIPAVPYGTPLAQTFPDGSFVQKLVQLPEVAGAIHSLVGPDPTVDHHAVHIRKANEGEAQNLHADAIIDVREDAFDVQLMYYPQEVTLEMGGTLSVPGSHLRRTNESDTGRYQNLRGQTRLTCPAGTVVFLHHGIWHGGRRNDSGIDRYMFKIRFNPTVRQVRLWNTDDLYDPAVAEELGTYFPWYENATGRLELYNRVKLWQALTGDDTFDPEYWVTRVTNQPRRVVAQRSLNPHAAKEMA, encoded by the coding sequence ATGCATCGCAAACACCTGCTCACCTCCGTGCAGATGGCGCATTTCGTGGCGAACGGCTCGTTCCGGATGGACGCTGTCGTACCGGCCGAGATGAACGCGCAGGCCATCGAGGTGCTCGACCAGGGCATTCCCGCGGTCCCGTACGGCACGCCGTTGGCGCAGACGTTCCCCGACGGTTCATTCGTGCAGAAGCTGGTCCAGCTGCCGGAGGTCGCCGGCGCCATCCACAGCCTGGTCGGGCCCGATCCGACCGTCGACCACCACGCCGTCCACATTCGTAAGGCCAACGAGGGCGAGGCGCAGAACCTGCACGCCGACGCGATCATCGACGTCCGGGAAGACGCCTTCGACGTACAGCTCATGTACTACCCGCAAGAGGTGACTCTGGAGATGGGTGGCACCTTGAGCGTTCCGGGCAGCCACCTGCGGCGTACGAACGAGTCGGACACCGGGAGGTATCAGAACCTCCGTGGCCAGACACGGCTGACCTGTCCGGCTGGAACCGTCGTATTCCTCCACCACGGCATCTGGCACGGCGGACGGCGCAACGACAGCGGGATCGACCGGTACATGTTCAAGATCCGGTTTAACCCCACTGTGCGTCAGGTCCGTCTCTGGAACACCGACGACCTGTACGACCCAGCAGTCGCCGAGGAGCTCGGTACGTACTTCCCCTGGTACGAGAACGCCACGGGCCGTCTGGAGCTCTACAACCGCGTGAAGTTGTGGCAGGCCCTGACCGGCGACGACACGTTCGACCCGGAGTACTGGGTTACGCGCGTCACGAACCAGCCGCGTCGCGTCGTCGCGCAGCGCAGCCTCAACCCGCACGCCGCCAAGGAGATGGCATGA
- a CDS encoding AraC family transcriptional regulator: MVERVALHLAEPPALVNPGVGVHGVWTQRDVFRLPDLWQFHVYGYHADLTINGQSYPVHPGSVSLVPPGVQVAFDYRGRSEHLFAHFRTSSAGDPVMVPVVQDAGVESTVLSDLLRQAIRASPGGSRRVVAEVWAALWRVAQLPEPSSDGSSHAAVATAIAHIEANLARPLAVPELARVAGISHNHLTRLFRAETGMTVVAYVRRRRMTRARHLLTSSTLSIPAVAASVGINDLQAFNKACRRELGASPRAVRNTVALEDV; encoded by the coding sequence ATGGTCGAGCGAGTCGCCTTACACCTGGCGGAGCCGCCCGCGCTGGTCAACCCCGGCGTCGGCGTGCACGGCGTCTGGACTCAGCGCGACGTCTTCCGCCTGCCCGACCTCTGGCAGTTCCACGTGTACGGCTACCACGCGGACCTGACGATCAACGGCCAGAGCTATCCGGTCCACCCGGGTTCGGTGAGCCTGGTGCCACCCGGCGTGCAGGTCGCGTTCGACTACCGCGGCCGCTCGGAACACCTGTTCGCCCACTTCCGTACGTCGTCCGCGGGCGATCCGGTGATGGTGCCAGTCGTCCAAGATGCAGGGGTGGAGTCCACCGTCTTGTCCGACCTCCTGCGCCAGGCGATCCGTGCATCCCCGGGAGGCTCCCGCAGGGTCGTAGCCGAGGTCTGGGCGGCACTGTGGCGCGTGGCCCAATTACCCGAGCCGTCGTCGGATGGGTCGTCGCACGCCGCTGTAGCGACAGCTATCGCGCATATCGAGGCAAACCTCGCACGGCCGCTCGCCGTACCTGAGCTGGCCAGAGTCGCCGGGATCTCCCACAACCACCTCACCCGGCTATTCCGGGCAGAGACGGGTATGACCGTGGTGGCCTACGTACGCCGTCGCAGGATGACCCGGGCGCGGCATCTCCTCACGTCGTCCACGCTGTCCATACCGGCCGTAGCCGCGTCCGTCGGCATCAACGACCTACAGGCCTTCAACAAGGCTTGCCGCCGCGAACTCGGCGCATCCCCTCGAGCCGTCCGCAACACGGTCGCTTTAGAAGACGTCTAA
- a CDS encoding YajQ family cyclic di-GMP-binding protein, producing the protein MASESSFDIVNKVDHQEVDNAVNQAAKEISQRFDFKNVDAGIKWSGDAIDIQANTEERANAVLDVLKDKLVKRQISLKGVESEDPKLSGKIYKINVTISAGITQENAKKISKLIRDEGPKGVKAQIQGEELRVSSKSRDDLQEVQALIKGQDYDFAVQFVNYR; encoded by the coding sequence ATGGCCTCGGAGTCCTCCTTCGACATCGTGAACAAGGTTGACCACCAGGAGGTGGACAACGCCGTGAACCAGGCGGCGAAGGAGATCAGCCAGCGGTTCGACTTCAAGAACGTCGACGCCGGCATCAAGTGGTCGGGTGACGCGATCGACATCCAGGCCAACACCGAGGAGCGGGCGAACGCCGTCCTGGATGTGTTGAAGGACAAGCTGGTCAAGCGCCAGATCTCCCTCAAGGGCGTGGAGTCCGAAGACCCGAAGCTGTCCGGCAAGATCTACAAGATCAACGTCACGATCAGCGCGGGCATCACCCAGGAGAACGCGAAGAAGATCTCCAAGCTGATCCGCGACGAGGGCCCTAAGGGCGTCAAGGCGCAGATCCAGGGCGAGGAGCTGCGCGTGTCCAGCAAGAGCCGGGACGACCTGCAGGAGGTCCAGGCGCTGATCAAGGGCCAGGACTACGACTTCGCCGTGCAGTTCGTGAACTACCGCTGA
- a CDS encoding alpha/beta fold hydrolase encodes MDLTERFDWQGRQVAWTRAGSGPAVVMCHGTPFSSRLWQPFAETLSRDFTVYLWDMPGYGVSSKHASHAVDFGTQAETFAALLQHWELDRPHVIAHDFGGTVSLRAHLVGGVPYASLMLVDVVAIPPSGSPFFRFVHDNPDLLGELPAYIHEAIVRTYIQGASHRGLRDDDLNALVEPWTGDVGQPAFYRQIAHFDTRFLEENEKLLPQLDLPVHILWGTDDTWIPPSIGTKLASLIPNATLDLIPNAGHLIHHDAPIPLTDTLRTWLTTVTSSD; translated from the coding sequence CCGGCGGTGGTGATGTGCCACGGTACGCCGTTCTCCTCGCGACTTTGGCAACCGTTCGCGGAGACGTTGAGCCGCGACTTCACCGTCTATCTGTGGGACATGCCGGGGTACGGCGTCTCGTCGAAGCATGCCTCGCACGCGGTCGATTTCGGGACGCAGGCCGAGACGTTCGCGGCTCTACTGCAGCACTGGGAGTTGGACCGGCCGCACGTCATCGCCCACGACTTCGGCGGCACCGTCTCTCTGCGGGCCCACCTGGTCGGCGGCGTCCCGTACGCGTCGCTGATGCTCGTCGACGTGGTGGCCATCCCGCCAAGCGGCTCGCCGTTCTTCCGCTTCGTCCACGACAACCCGGACCTCCTCGGCGAACTACCGGCGTACATCCACGAGGCCATCGTCCGCACGTACATCCAAGGCGCCAGCCACCGAGGCCTCCGCGACGACGACCTGAACGCCCTAGTCGAACCGTGGACCGGCGACGTCGGCCAGCCAGCCTTCTACCGCCAAATCGCCCACTTCGACACGCGTTTCCTCGAAGAAAACGAGAAACTCCTCCCCCAACTCGACCTCCCCGTACACATCCTCTGGGGCACCGACGACACCTGGATCCCCCCGTCCATCGGCACCAAGCTCGCCTCCCTAATCCCCAACGCCACCCTCGACCTAATCCCCAACGCCGGCCACCTAATCCACCACGACGCCCCCATCCCCCTAACCGACACCCTCCGCACCTGGCTGACCACGGTGACCTCGTCCGACTAG